The Populus nigra chromosome 14, ddPopNigr1.1, whole genome shotgun sequence genome has a segment encoding these proteins:
- the LOC133672675 gene encoding chaperone protein dnaJ C76, chloroplastic has translation MPAGCLPSLYTPFASMTTRILTPKTFTSFPPTSSRKTCNYSMTCRATSSSSSSSSSSYSSITDFDLYDLLGIDSSSDHSQIKTAYRTLQKRCHPDIAGPAGHDMAIILNEAYSLLSDPNSRLAYDKEQAKMAELRGYSGKPIYSVWFGSESEQRAVFVDEVKCVGCLKCALIAEKTFAIESLYGRARVVAQWADPEHKIQAAIDACPVDCISTVERSDLAALEFLMSKQPRGSVRVGVGNTAGGRVSNIFIDVKKFQNRFVDAMNKANPQNSMESDLQREARISAFQAIRSISNWLYWQSPKARADSPESCQKLVRIVRKSPQPNINKIREAAAARKKARESTRPFRQTPSSSLYYDEYWIPSTQFLPASINSSSSRATPETSHTKEPKKLEKDNRGEEKRQTNPIRWEIPMVPAIIAAVIIHLQVGEGTGGRLNEHVGGSFALEIVNSSWLQVTLAGITWYLIGLAIIGVVEAIRKR, from the exons ATGCCTGCTGGTTGCCTGCCTTCTTTATACACGCCATTTGCTTCAATGACAACCAGAATCTTAACCCCAAAAACCTTCACTTCCTTCCCTCCGACGTCGTCTAGGAAAACATGTAACTATTCTATGACATGTAGGGCTACTtcatcgtcatcgtcatcgtcatcgTCTTCTTATTCATCAATCACAGACTTTGATCTCTATGATCTTCTAGGTATAGATAGCTCAAGTGATCATTCACAGATAAAAACAGCTTACAGGACTTTGCAGAAAAGATGTCACCCTGACATAGCAGGGCCAGCAGGACATGACATGGCTATTATACTCAACGAAGCTTATTCACTTTTGTCTGATCCAAATTCACGTTTGGCTTACGATAAG GAACAGGCAAAGATGGCAGAACTTCGTGGCTACTCTGGCAAACCAATATATTCAGTATGGTTTGGCTCAGAAAGTGAACAAAGAGCGGTTTTTGTCGATGAAGTGAAGTGTGTTGGTTGCTTAAAATGTGCCTTGATTGCAGAGAAAACGTTTGCTATCGAATCACTTTACGGAAGAGCAAGAGTTGTTGCCCAATGGGCTGACCCTGAGCACAAAATCCAAGCTGCAATAGACGCATGTCCTGTCGATTGCATCTC GACTGTGGAGAGGTCAGACTTGGCAGCACTAGAGTTCCTGATGTCCAAGCAGCCTCGAGGCAGCGTACGAGTTGGTGTAGGCAATACAGCCGGAGGGCGTGTCTCAAACATTTTCATAGATgttaaaaaattccaaaacagaTTTGTTGATGCCATGAACAAAGCCAACCCTCAGAACTCCATG GAATCTGACCTGCAAAGAGAAGCAAGAATATCAGCTTTCCAAGCAATTAGATCAATCTCAAATTGGCTTTACTGGCAATCACCAAAAGCTAGAGCAGACTCACCAGAATCTTGTCAAAAGCTGGTAAGGATCGTCAGAAAATCTCCTCAGCCAAATATCAACAAGATTCGGGAGGCTGCTGCtgcaagaaagaaagcaagagagAGCACAAGGCCCTTTCGTCAAACCCCATCAAGTTCCTTATATTATGACGAGTATTGGATTCCATCAACTCAGTTTCTTCCCGCCTCGATCAATAGTTCTAGCTCCAGAGCCACCCCAGAGACTTCACATACTAAAGAACCAAAGAAGCTTGAGAAAGATAACAGGGGAGAAGAGAAAAGGCAAACAAATCCCATAAGATGGGAAATACCAATGGTGCCTGCAATAATTGCAGCTGTTATAATACATTTGCAAGTAGGAGAAGGGACAGGTGGTAGATTGAATGAGCATGTCGGTGGTTCGTTCGCATTGGAGATTGTAAATAGCTCTTGGTTACAAGTTACATTAGCTGGGATTACATGGTATTTGATTGGTTTAGCAATTATAGGAGTAGTGGAAGCAATTCGCAAGAGGTAA